The Gemmatimonadota bacterium genome includes the window CGCACGATCTACCTCAATCCCCTGCTCCAATTTCTCTACTGGCATATGAACTACCACACCGAGCATCACATGTACGCTGCGGTTCCATGCTACAAACTCGGTCGGCTACACAGGCTGATCAAACACGAGATGCCCCACTGCACCCGGGGCTTGCGCGAAACGTGGAAACAAATTGCTGAGATTTTGGACAGACAGGCGCGTGATCCCAATTACCAGTACATTGCCGAACTGCCCACTGATGAAAATCGGCGCAATGTAGAACAACATACAGCGGACACTCACGATTAAAATGCGTGTTTTATATGCAAAACAAAGTAGATAATAATGTACAGTTTATATGAGCAAAACTTATTGCTTGACTCGCATGTGGATTCGTGTATATTAAGCCCTTCGTAGGCTCGACCTGATCTCAATTTTGTCTCATCTCACTTCACAGGATTCATAAATGGCGCAGCTTTTTCCGCGTGGCAGTAACGCGTATGCCAGAATCAGTATTGTCGTGGTTCTGGTTGTTGTTGGAACGGGCCTCACCATTCTGCTCAACACCAACCGATTGCACTACACATCCGATGTCCTGGTCGCAAAAAAACAGCCCGTACCCTTCAGTCACAAACACCACGTGACTGGCGTGGGCCTCGATTGTCGCTATTGTCACACCTCTGTTGAAGAATCTTCTTTCGCCAATATCCCCCCTGTTGAAACCTGCATGACCTGTCATTCTCAGATTTGGACGGAAAGCCCCCTTCTCGAACCCATCCGCGAAAGTTATCGCACGGGTAATCCCATAGAGTGGGTTCGCATCCACGACCTCCCCGATTTTGTCTATTTCAATCACAGCATTCACGTTCACAAAGGCATCGGATGTCAAACCTGTCACGGACAGGTTGATGAAATGCCGCTGATGTGGAAAGTGAACACCCTCAATATGGAATGGTGCCTGGAATGTCACCGGGCACCCGAGAAATATGTGCGTCCCCGCGAAGAAGTTTTCAATATGGCCTGGAAACCAATGGATGAACGCGGACATGCGATCTCTCAAGCCTTGCTGGGCGCACAACTGGTTCAAGACTACGATATTAACCCTTCCACGGATTGCTCGACATGTCATCGATGACACGCACAGCACATAAAGACGGTTTGGACCTCTCGGCGATTCGCGAACGCCTATCTAAGCGCGAGGGGCAGGATTATTGGCGCAGCCTGAATGAATTGGCTGATACGGAAGAATTTCGCGACTATTTGCACCGCGAATTTCCCGAAGGGGCTTCCGAATGGAGCGACAAAGTCGGTCGCCGCAAATTTCTACAGGTGATGGGTGCGTCTCTGGCATTTGCCGGTTTGACATCGTGTACGCGCCAGCCGCCAGAAAAAATCGTCCCCTATATACGTGCGCCCGAGCAGATCGTACCCGGTA containing:
- a CDS encoding cytochrome c3 family protein; amino-acid sequence: MAQLFPRGSNAYARISIVVVLVVVGTGLTILLNTNRLHYTSDVLVAKKQPVPFSHKHHVTGVGLDCRYCHTSVEESSFANIPPVETCMTCHSQIWTESPLLEPIRESYRTGNPIEWVRIHDLPDFVYFNHSIHVHKGIGCQTCHGQVDEMPLMWKVNTLNMEWCLECHRAPEKYVRPREEVFNMAWKPMDERGHAISQALLGAQLVQDYDINPSTDCSTCHR